In Streptomyces sp. NBC_00878, a single window of DNA contains:
- the rpsF gene encoding 30S ribosomal protein S6, with amino-acid sequence MRHYEVMVILDPDLEERAVAPLIENFLSVVREGNGKVEKVDTWGRRRLSYEIKKKPEGIYSVIDLQAEPAIVKELDRQMNLNESVLRTKVLRPETH; translated from the coding sequence ACGAAGTGATGGTCATCCTCGACCCCGATCTGGAGGAGCGCGCTGTCGCCCCTCTGATCGAGAACTTCCTCTCCGTCGTCCGTGAGGGCAACGGAAAGGTCGAGAAGGTCGACACCTGGGGCCGTCGTCGTCTCTCGTACGAGATCAAGAAGAAGCCCGAGGGCATCTACTCGGTCATCGATCTGCAGGCTGAGCCCGCGATCGTCAAGGAGCTCGACCGCCAGATGAACCTGAACGAGTCGGTCCTCCGGACCAAGGTCCTCCGCCCCGAGACCCACTGA